The DNA sequence ACCGGTCGAGTGATCGAATGGCGCGGGCCGTCGCCCTTCTACTTCATACCCGTGCCGGACAAGGAATCCTCCGATATTCGCGAGGTGGCCGCCATCGCCACGTACGGTTGGGGCGTCATCCCGGTTGAAGCGCGGATCGGCGAGGTCGCGTTCACCACGTCCCTGTTCCCCAAGAACGGCGGTTACCTGCTGCCGCTCAAGGATGCCGTGCGCAGGCCGCAGGGCCTTTCGGTAGATGACCAGGTGCAGGTAGAGATGACTGTTCGCCTCACCTGAGGGCCAGGTCAGAATTCGTCCCTGAGCGGTGATCGTCGGGTTCCCTATGCTGGCCTGATGGTGTCGCAGGTGTTGAGTGGAACCGAACGGGCCGTCTTCTGCCTCAGCGATGTGGACCAGGTAGCACAGCTCGTGAGCGGGTACGTTGCCAGCCGGGCTGGCAGTGACGTCGCCGAGGTCCTGTTCCGCGCGGGTCGCATCGACGCCGTCTGGGCGGTACGCACAACCGATGGACGCGACCTTGTGGTGAAGGCACATCGGGCGCCGGTGGACCTGCGGGCGCGGTCGGCGGCGGTTCGTGCTCAGCTTCTGCTCAACGCTGCGGGCTTCCCGTGCCCTGAGCCCGTGTCCGGGCCGGACCGGGT is a window from the Microlunatus panaciterrae genome containing:
- a CDS encoding DUF1905 domain-containing protein, whose amino-acid sequence is MEFVFTGRVIEWRGPSPFYFIPVPDKESSDIREVAAIATYGWGVIPVEARIGEVAFTTSLFPKNGGYLLPLKDAVRRPQGLSVDDQVQVEMTVRLT